A DNA window from Nitrospirota bacterium contains the following coding sequences:
- a CDS encoding TonB-dependent receptor: protein MKRFLVVFLMLVMASAVWAEEKVRVEEVVVTAGRIEEPSQETTSDVVVIKEEEIKKMNVQFVADVLRQVSELNLIQSGGKGKLANVLIRGGSSEHTMVMIDGIRVKSTTTGSYDFSDLTVDDIERIEIVKGPQSTIYGSEAMAGVINIITKKGKGKPKTELSFEAGSFSTYKPSLSVSGGTGKISYRLNSSYLKTDGISTAKSGTERDGYENAFFSGKLGIKVKENLELEFTGRHSYDLSELDARSSDDPNYIQRGYHSMLSGRGKLYLFDKWEQVLTLSSIRDSLEYRDPDTSRNNSDISTGMDTVDWQNNLYLSDSYTLTAGAEYREEQGENRDLSNNTLVFDKIVDNKAIYLNNKLKTFKDNLILNAGLRYDEHETSGDKTTYKVGALYEIKPFSARVRLSYGTGFRAPTLNELFYQDSWGSSGNPNLKPEKSTAWEVGAEKDIDKASISLTYFQQDYEDLIQWTEVAPWTWQPQNVRSASVKGIESSLSLKPIDILNISMGYTHLNTEDKSTHKKLPRRPNDKFALTGELSKGKYTLRADYLFVGSRADSSKSTGDDLPWYGIVNLSGSYNVTKSLSLFGRIENLGDVDYVEAKGYGTPGRSFYGGIKAVF, encoded by the coding sequence AGCAGGAAGGATTGAAGAGCCTTCTCAAGAGACAACATCTGATGTAGTTGTGATTAAAGAAGAAGAGATTAAAAAGATGAATGTTCAATTTGTGGCAGATGTCCTAAGGCAGGTTAGTGAGCTAAACTTAATCCAGTCAGGTGGAAAGGGAAAACTTGCCAATGTGCTTATAAGGGGTGGCTCTTCAGAGCACACAATGGTGATGATTGACGGTATAAGAGTAAAAAGCACAACCACAGGCTCATATGATTTTTCAGACTTAACGGTTGATGACATAGAAAGAATAGAGATTGTAAAAGGTCCTCAAAGCACAATATATGGCTCCGAGGCAATGGCAGGTGTAATTAATATCATTACGAAGAAAGGTAAGGGTAAGCCTAAGACAGAGCTATCCTTTGAGGCAGGAAGTTTTAGCACATATAAGCCATCTCTTTCAGTGTCAGGTGGCACTGGGAAGATTAGCTATAGGCTTAATAGCTCTTACTTAAAGACAGATGGTATATCTACTGCAAAATCAGGAACAGAAAGGGATGGATACGAAAATGCCTTTTTCTCAGGAAAGCTTGGGATTAAGGTAAAGGAAAACTTAGAGCTTGAATTCACAGGCAGGCACTCATATGACCTTTCTGAGCTCGATGCCCGCTCATCGGATGACCCGAACTATATCCAGAGGGGATACCATTCAATGCTCTCAGGAAGGGGAAAACTCTATCTTTTTGACAAATGGGAACAGGTTCTTACACTATCCTCTATCAGGGATTCCCTTGAATATAGAGACCCTGATACATCACGGAATAACTCTGACATCTCAACTGGTATGGACACAGTAGACTGGCAAAATAACCTCTATCTGTCTGATTCATACACACTCACAGCAGGTGCTGAATACAGAGAAGAGCAAGGCGAAAACAGGGACCTGTCCAATAACACCTTGGTGTTCGATAAAATAGTGGACAATAAAGCTATTTACTTAAATAATAAGCTTAAGACCTTTAAAGATAATCTCATCCTCAATGCAGGTTTAAGATATGATGAGCATGAGACCTCAGGAGATAAGACAACATACAAAGTTGGTGCACTCTATGAAATAAAGCCCTTCTCAGCAAGAGTCAGGCTAAGTTATGGAACCGGGTTCAGGGCACCTACATTGAATGAGCTATTTTATCAGGACTCATGGGGCTCAAGTGGAAACCCGAATCTCAAGCCCGAAAAAAGCACTGCATGGGAAGTGGGTGCTGAAAAGGATATTGATAAGGCATCCATTAGCCTTACATACTTTCAGCAGGATTATGAAGACCTCATACAGTGGACAGAGGTCGCTCCATGGACATGGCAGCCTCAGAATGTAAGAAGTGCCTCTGTAAAGGGCATAGAGTCAAGTCTTAGCCTCAAGCCCATAGATATACTGAATATCTCCATGGGCTATACACATCTTAACACAGAGGACAAATCAACCCATAAAAAGCTTCCCCGTAGGCCCAATGACAAGTTCGCTTTAACAGGAGAGCTCTCAAAAGGAAAATACACCTTAAGAGCGGATTATTTATTTGTTGGAAGTAGAGCCGACTCTTCTAAATCAACAGGCGATGACCTTCCCTGGTATGGAATTGTGAATCTTAGTGGAAGCTATAATGTAACAAAGTCATTGAGTCTTTTTGGAAGAATAGAAAATCTTGGAGATGTAGACTATGTGGAGGCAAAAGGCTATGGAACACCGGGGAGGTCGTTTTATGGAGGGATAAAGGCAGTTTTTTAG
- a CDS encoding energy transducer TonB, protein MGIIKALIVSAIGHVLVFSATGLIAHSGTGSSQKGDVLFVELKNIDESNAMPDKRVSLGKNVVKESAQVETPEKVYYPPSPNPSRQGRGDTERTLSVSGEDIYQPSPLVGEPFIPSPLVGEGEGERQCAVLDGKGDNYSALLREIRDAIASKVSYPLIARKRNIQGTVLAGFSINEKGMPEDIRILESSGYSILDNEAIRTIKRAVPYPYIKWTVEVPVRFKLKEER, encoded by the coding sequence ATGGGCATCATTAAGGCATTAATAGTCTCAGCCATAGGGCATGTGCTTGTGTTTTCAGCCACAGGGCTTATAGCACATTCAGGCACAGGCTCATCTCAAAAAGGAGATGTCTTATTCGTAGAGCTTAAAAATATAGATGAATCAAATGCAATGCCTGATAAAAGGGTTTCATTAGGCAAGAATGTTGTTAAAGAGTCAGCTCAAGTTGAGACTCCTGAAAAGGTATATTATCCACCCTCCCCAAACCCCTCCCGTCAAGGGAGGGGGGACACTGAAAGAACTCTCTCTGTCAGTGGAGAGGATATATATCAACCCTCTCCTCTTGTGGGAGAGCCTTTTATCCCCTCTCCCCTTGTGGGAGAGGGTGAGGGGGAAAGACAGTGTGCAGTTTTAGATGGCAAAGGAGACAATTACTCTGCCTTGCTAAGGGAGATAAGGGATGCAATTGCAAGCAAGGTCTCATATCCACTCATTGCAAGAAAAAGAAACATACAAGGCACTGTGCTTGCAGGGTTTTCTATCAACGAAAAAGGCATGCCAGAGGACATAAGGATTCTTGAAAGTTCAGGCTATAGCATTCTTGACAACGAGGCTATCAGGACAATTAAGAGGGCAGTGCCTTATCCATATATAAAATGGACTGTGGAGGTACCTGTAAGATTTAAGCTTAAGGAAGAGAGATAA
- a CDS encoding diguanylate cyclase — translation MYLIGFILSLIFLGIALFLGLSGAILSLIFMGIALFLGLIIKRLRESLKKERKHLRNQAVLNDILTKTALELDIEQVVNTVIEGARQLIKSEMSALVTTKNNEVTGFYSTTEGSSQACKSTLSGILKRVIEERISIRGSDITKIQGFRGFPEKHPKIKNILIVPLIYGSQTGGLLMLANRIGNDEFSPEDETLLLSLSIHTNLALEKIALHQEVVRLSNTDSLTGLYNRRAFDERLNMEVQRAQRFNRKVSLIMCDIDFFKAFNDTYGHPAGDKALKEVAGIITKNIRKIDFIARYGGEEFVAILMECPLETALKVSERIRTAVERHVFQVEKKNVSLTISIGIATFPQDAENKEILVERADKALYQAKTTGRNKVSPFMELISLP, via the coding sequence ATGTACTTAATAGGATTTATTCTGTCTCTTATATTTTTGGGCATTGCCTTATTTTTAGGGCTAAGTGGAGCTATTCTGTCTCTTATATTTATGGGCATTGCCTTATTCTTAGGGCTAATCATAAAGAGGCTTAGAGAATCTCTCAAGAAAGAGCGTAAGCATCTAAGAAATCAGGCAGTCCTTAATGATATATTGACAAAGACTGCCCTTGAGTTAGATATAGAGCAAGTTGTAAACACAGTCATCGAAGGAGCAAGACAACTTATTAAATCCGAGATGTCTGCACTCGTTACCACGAAAAATAATGAGGTGACCGGGTTTTATTCAACAACCGAAGGTTCCTCCCAAGCCTGTAAAAGCACTCTGAGCGGAATCCTAAAAAGGGTTATCGAAGAAAGGATTTCCATCAGAGGCTCTGATATAACAAAAATACAGGGATTTAGAGGATTTCCTGAAAAGCATCCAAAGATTAAAAACATACTCATTGTTCCACTGATTTACGGCTCTCAAACAGGAGGGCTACTTATGCTTGCAAACCGCATTGGGAATGATGAGTTTTCTCCAGAAGATGAGACATTGCTTTTAAGCCTGAGCATTCACACTAACTTAGCCCTCGAAAAAATAGCCCTTCATCAGGAGGTCGTAAGACTCTCAAACACAGACAGCCTGACAGGGCTTTATAACCGCCGTGCATTTGACGAAAGGCTAAACATGGAAGTCCAAAGGGCACAAAGGTTTAACCGAAAGGTCTCACTGATTATGTGCGACATAGATTTTTTCAAGGCATTCAACGACACTTACGGTCATCCAGCAGGAGATAAGGCACTTAAAGAAGTAGCAGGCATTATAACAAAGAACATAAGAAAGATAGACTTCATTGCCCGATATGGCGGAGAGGAGTTTGTGGCTATATTAATGGAATGCCCTCTCGAGACTGCCTTAAAGGTATCGGAAAGAATAAGGACCGCTGTTGAAAGGCATGTGTTTCAGGTTGAGAAAAAAAATGTTTCTCTTACGATAAGCATTGGCATAGCGACTTTTCCACAGGATGCAGAAAACAAAGAGATACTGGTTGAACGGGCTGACAAGGCACTATATCAGGCAAAAACAACTGGCAGAAATAAAGTCAGTCCTTTTATGGAACTTATCTCTCTTCCTTAA